A stretch of DNA from Candidatus Hydrogenedentota bacterium:
CCAGAAACAAGGCGGCGACACGCTTCCTATCCTTGTCAAGGTGCCGGAAGCGGGCGCGCAGTAATGATTGACGACGCGCGGGCCGGGCGCGGCGAGCCCGTCCCGCGCGCTGCTTTTTACCGAGGCGGTGAGTCGATGTGAATATTTCCGCAAGTGACCACGAACGCCCACGCAGCGCCGGCACTGTGCGAATAAATGCATTGTTCCTTGCGCTGGGCTGCGCGGGCGTGCTTGCGATGTCCATTGCACTTTCTCCGGACCCGCGAGGGTTCGGAACGCATGAGCAATTGGGGTTGCCCCCATGCATCTCCACCAACTTTATCGGCGTACCGTGTCCCCTGTGCGGCATGACGACATCGTTCTCGCTCATGGCGCACGCGCGTCCGGTTGAAGCGTTCAACGCACAACCCGCGGGCGTGGTCTTCTTCGTGATCTGTGCGCTTGCACTGGCAGGCGCTCTCACTGCGGCCATACTTGGGTTCACCCCCCGATGGGTTGGATACCTGGTCCGCGCGAAATGGATCGGCAGTGTCACCATCGCTCTGATGCTGGGTGCGTGGGCGTACAAACTGGTCTCCTACGTGCGTTGAGGTCGGTCCCGCATTGAGGGGCCTCGCGCCCTGTGGTACGATCTGCCGCATGTTTCCCACCAACGCCCGGATAACCCATGTACGGTATTGACGAAAACACGAATTACGAAGAACGGAACGTCGCGAAGCCCAAGGGCGACTCGTGGAGCATCTATAAGCGCCTGCTCGGTTACGTCCTCGAATACAAGGCGCGCCTTGCGCTTTCGGTCGTGCTGGCTTTTTTCGTGGCGCTTTCGTTGGGGGGCATCGTCGTATTTGCGGGTAGCGTTGTGACCTACACGTTTAGCTCTCCCGGCGAAGCGGCGAAACAGTTGGCGGACGATACCGCAAGCATTAATGCCCGCGTCGAAGACATGCGGGCAATCGTCGGCTGGGCGCCGAGCAACCTCGACCAAATGCTTCGCGACGCCGTAGGGTTTCTCCGCGAGGAGGGCAGGCAAACGCGGGCGATGGTTTGGCTTTGCACCATCGTCATCCTTCTCGCGCTAATCGGCGGCTTGTCGCGATTCGGCCAGGAATACCTATGCGCGTCCATTGCGACGTTTATCACGGTACGGCTCGGGCTGGAAATGTTCGACAACATCATTCGCCTGCCGATTCGGTTCTTCGAGAAGCACACTTCCGGCGAAATCATCGCGCGCATGACCAATGACTGCTTCACGGCGGGACGCGGACTGACGGCGGTATTCATGAAGTTGTTCCGCGAACCCTTCAAGGCGATAGTCTTTTTCACGATCGCCTTTAGCGCCCACGCGCCACTCACCATCATCGGTCTGGGGGTGCTGCCGCCGGTCGTGCTCATCATGATCAAGATTGGCCAAAAAGTGCGCAAGAGCATGCGCCGCACGTTGGAACGCATCGCGGGATTGCAGACGGTATCCAAGGAAAGTGTGGCGGGGATCAGCATCATCAAAGGGTTCCTGATGGAAGACTTCGTGCGCTCGCTCGTGCGCAGGGAGTACGCAAAACTCCAACGCCAAGGCCTGAAGATGATGCGGGCCGATGCCGCGATTGGCCCCCTGACCGAGTTTGTGATGACGCTTGGCTTCGTTGTGTTCATTGTGATCAGCGTTTACGAAGTGACCAAGCCGAATCCTTCGCTCCGGGTGGACGACCTGTTGAAACTGTATCTATCGCTGGCAATGATGCTGGACCCCGTGCGCAAACTGACCGCAGTCAACAATGCGGTCCAAACGAGTGTGGCCAGCGCCGAGCGCGTATTCGAGTTTATCGATCTTAAACCGGACATTGTCGATGCGCCGGATGCAGTCACTTTGAAGCCGTTGCGCGAAATCATTCGGTTTGAGGATGTCCACTTTTCCTATGATGGCAAGACGGAAGTTCTGCGGGGTGTAACGTTTGACGTCAAGAAGGGCGAAATGATTGCGATCGTGGGCTTCAGCGGCGCCGGCAAGAGCACGCTGGCGAAGTTGGTTCCGCGATTCTACGACGTTACCGGGGGCAGCATTTCGATCGATGGCGTCGACATTCGCAAGGCGACGCAATCGAGCCTTCGCGCGCAAATCAGCATCGTCACGCAAGACACGATTCTATTCAATGCGTCGGTGCGCGAGAACATTGCTGCGGGTAATGACTCGTACAGCGACGATCGGATCAAACAAGCCGTCAAGGCCGCGCATGCCACCGAGTTTGTGGAGAAGCTTTACCGGCAGTACGAGACAGTCATCGGCGAGTCGGGCGGTTCGCTTTCCGGCGGGCAGCGGCAGCGCCTTGCGATTGCCCGCGCCCTGATCAAAGACCCGGCGATCCTCATTCTCGATGAAGCGACGTCGAGCCTTGACATGGAAAGCGAGCGCGCTATCCAGAAAGCAATCGAGGAGTTTGTGGTGGGGCGCACGTCCATCGTAATTGCCCACCGCCTCTCGACTGTGCAGCGGGCGGACCGCATTCTCGTGCTGGACCAGGGCCGGGTTGTCGAGCAAGGCAAACACGAAGAACTCTTGCAGCGCCCCGATAGTCTGTACAGAACACGGCTCTACGGAGCCGAAATAGCACCTGCTGCCGAGGAGGAGGCGTCCGCGGGCAACAATGGCAGCGATACGGCCGCCGCACTCCCTTCGCGAGAAGACGCCGTTTACTGAGACGTGATCCCTCGACGCTGCAAAGGTGTGAACGAGCGAAAGGAACGGTGCTTGAACATTGCGAGCACTGGGTACAGGAAGCGGCTCAGTCCGAGGAACCGACGTCTGTTTTTCGCCTTGGGAATTCTGGCCGGACTCGCCTCGTGCGGTGACAATGCAGCAACAGATCGCCCACCTGCGCCGGAACCGTTGCAGACTACCAGCGCGCCGGTAATTGCCACGAAGCGAGATGTGTTAGTGCAGGTAAGAGTCGTCGATATGGACGGCAGACCGGTGGCGAACATGCTTCCCATTGCAACGAAGCAGGCGAACGCGTTTGACACGCCCGTTGCGCAGGGCGAATTGACTGGTACGGACGGATCGGGTGTTTTGCACGTACCAAGCGACCAATACGTCTACGTCCGTGCGTGGGACCCGGCCAAACAGTGGTTTGCGAACAACTACTATGACGTGTTGCCGGGAAACCAAGCGCCGGACGAAGCACTGATCGTTACGATGCTTCCCGGCGCGACGCTCGACGTCGAGGTCATGAATGCCGATGGCGCTCCGGTGGGCGCGCAACCGGTCGGCATGATGATGAGCCATCCGGTGCACGGTCCCTGGTGGCCTTCGGAAACGTCAACCGACGAACAGGGACGCGCGAAGTTCGGACCCATTCCACCGGGGAGATATGCCATCACCATTGAAACGCGCGACCACAAAAGTGTCGATCTCGTCGAGCAGGTGTTACTGCCTGGGAAGACTACCCACGCGGGCCCCGTGACGCTGCGGTAGCCCTTAGCCGATGAAGAAGACATGGATATTCGTTGTTTTTCGTCGATTGCGCGTCATCGCTTTTCTAATTGCCGTGTTCGTCCCAAGTGTTGGCGCGACCACACCGGATCATCGTCTACTTTCTCATGCGGACGACTACGTCTTCGGCTTCTATCCCTACGGCTGGCGAAACCGCGATGCGAACGGTGACATCGTGTTCGCGATTCAAACACCACACTATGGGATTCTGTTGAATGCATCCAAAGCGCGCATTACAAAGACTGGAACATTCCGGACGCGCCCGAACGCAGAAACGGCGGCGCAACTCGGTAACGACAAGGTCCTGGCGCCACTTGCGGTGTCGCCGCTCACGTTTCTGGTGCGCATTGGCGATACCATGTATGAGGCCGAGACAGGCGCGCCCAACCCGGATGACGTGCTAATACAACGACTTGGAAGATATTTTGCCCATATCGACGTCCGTGACATATCGTTAAGAACGCAAGCGGGAGTTCCACGCGATGATGTGCGCGCGGAATTGTCAATCTACGCGTGGTCGGACCACGTTCGCGCGACATTCCGGGTCGAGTGTGCCGATGCTTTGAGTGATGTAACGATTGTTGCGCGTCACAGCCCCGCGGAACACCGGAACGCGCTTCGCGCGGTAAATCTCATTCCCGAGTCGCAACGCGACCATACGGAAGGAACGACGTTTACAGTAGAGACCCCGGTAATTGCCATATCGCAGGACGTGCCCGCGTCGATCTCCATTGGACTGGTCCCAACAAACACCCAAATTACCGTCCAAAACACGAGCACGGTGCGTGCAGAGAGCATCGCGCCATACACCGGTGCGCTGTCCGTCACACGAGATCCCAGCATTGGGTGGTACCAGGTTCTGCTTGGCGACAATCCCGATATCTGGACGATGGAGCGCGTGCGCGTCGAAGTGGAGAATTCGGCCGATTCCGAAGAGACGCTGCACATCGCATTCTCAAAACGAAGCGGCGGGTTCGGGATAACCGGCATGTCGCCGGTATTATGCGACGAAACCGGCGCGCCGATGGGTTTGCCGGTCCAAATCTCGAAGAACTGGCACGTTTCGCCTCCGTGGTTTGACGGTATTGCGATGCTGCGGCTTGCGCCGAGGGCCAAACATACGCTCGAATTTCGGATCGCGTACGCGCACTGGGGCGGTGTACCCGCGGTTTCGCACGCGCAGCTCGCGCTCGAGGGCTGGGGTACGCACCAATTGTGGGACGAATGTGCTCTCGGCTCCTTCGGCGAAAGCATCTGCTACGACCCCGACGTGAATCTTGGCCGTGCGATGATCGACGATGTTCGCCCGCTAATGGTCTGGGGTATGGGCAAACAACCGCAGCGAAAGTGGTCGTGGACACACAACGTGGGCGGCGGCGATTTTCTTGTGCTCGAGCGGGACGGAAAGCGGCAGTATCTTGGGCGACAGAAGACCGAGTACGAATCGCAGGGGCCGGTGTTGACGACGGTTCGGTACTCGGGCGAGACACCCGATGGCGCGATTCAATCGCATGTCACAACGCAAAGTTGGCGCAGCGACGACTTCGTTCGGGGACTTTACACGCTTCGATACGACGTCGCAGAGCCTGTCGCGTTCACGCGCCTGGCATTCTTCCAGTTGGGAGCAGACCGATACAACCACAATCTGTTCACGCACCTTTCGCGCGGCGATTTGGATGGCGTGAAGGAAACGTGGACTCCGGATATGGGCGGCAAGAAGTACAGCCGCCACTGCGTGCCGTTAAACGGTGAGAAGCCGTGGATCGCCGTTACCGGCAATACAAAGAACCCGCCACCTGTAATCAAGGAGGACGATCAAGGCGCGTGGGCGGATCGGGGCTTCATTGTTCATCGCTGGAAAGCGCGGATTGGCGGGAAGGATATGCGTCTCCCCCACTACTCGGTCTTTGGGACCGAAGACGGGAGAATACCAAGTGCAATCGTAGAATTGTCCCCGCCACCCGGCGTCGCGGCGCTCGAGCGGGGCGACTTCGTCGAGTGCGTCGTCGAGATGGTCGTCCTGCCCCAGTGCGCGGACGACTACTACGGCCCAAACGAATCGTTTCGCGAGGCGCTTCGCGATTACGGCGGGAACTGGCGAATGGTCCATCGCGAAGCCGTGAACACCAACATCCGCGCGCGCGCCGAGACCGGCGTGATCTTGTCGGAATGGCCGGTCATCGTTCGCGCACACCACGGTAAACGGGCATCGGTCACGATTGAGGGCGGATCGGGCTTTATCCCGCTGACAATAGCGGACGCCGGCATCAATGCGGACTTTGCACTGCAAGTACTCTGCGACGGCGAGATTCAGCCGATGCCGCCGTCGGCAGGCAAGGACTGGTGGCAGGCGCGATATCGTCCGACAACGAAGTCCTATGACCTGATATTTACAGTTCCGCTTACATCCTCCGGACCGGCCACGATTACGTGGTCGGCGGCCTCACCGCAGGAAGGTTGACTTACCCAAGCAAGCTTGCGTTTTCCTCACGTTCGGAGCGATGATCGTGCGTGGGGGAATCGTTTCTATGCGCGAAGGTCTCGCTTTCGCCAATGGCTCGGACGCAGCCACCGAACGCACAAGGGGGAAAATATGGGCGCCAGGGGTCTATCTATCGCACTTGGAATCGCTTGTCTGATGGGGTCTGCGGACGCCGAATCGTCTCGCGCGGTCCTCGATATCTTCGCCGACCCGCCGCGAGAGTACAGTTCCGGCCCACTGTGGGTATGGAACGACATGCTCACCGAGGAGCAGGTGTTGGCGACACTGCGCGATCTTGCCGCGCAGGAGGTCAAGCAGGTATTCGTGCATCCACGGCCGGGCTTGATGACGCCGTATTTGTCCGAGGACTGGTTCAAGTTGTGGAAAGCCGCGCTTCGCGAAGCCGAAACCCTCGATATGAACGTGTGGATATACGACGAGAACTCGTATCCTTCCGGTTTCGCCGGGGGCTTCGTGCCGGAGGCGATGCCGGAGTCGCACGGAATCGGCCTGTTTCTCAATGCGCTGCCCAAACCACCCACGTGGGACGACAAGACAATCGCCGTCTTCCGGTTGAATGGCGAATCTCTTGAGAACGTGAGCGAAACGGTCCGCGCCGGGACCGAGTTGCCGGAGGGCGCCTACATTGTGGCGACGGTCAATGAGTCCAAGTCGTCACCGTGGTTCGGAGGCAAGTACTACGTCGATTTACTGAGGCCCGGCGTAACGGAGAAGTTTCTCGATATCACGTTAGGCGCATACAAGCGCGAGATCGGAGACGAGCTTGGCAAACGCGTGCCAGGATCGTTCACGGACGAACCGCACCTCGCGCCGGCGGGCGGGTTTCACTGGACGACCGACCTTCCGGACGTCATGCAGGAGCGATATGGGTATTCGATTCTCGATACGTTGCCCAGTCTTTCGCAGCGCGTCGGAGACTGGCGCGCGGTGCGGCATGACTACTACCAAACCTTGCTGCACCTGTTCATCGAGCGATGGGCCAAACCGTATCACGACTACTGCGCGGAGAACGATCTCGAGTTTACCGGTCACTACTGGGAACACGAGTGGCCAAACTGCAAGCAGGCGCCGGACAACATGGCGATGTACGCGTGGCACCAACGGCCGGCTATCGATACATTGTTCAACGAGTACAACGAAGGTCCCCACGCGCAGTTCGGGAACGTCCGCGCCGTGTTGGAACTGGCGAGCGCGGCGAACCAGACCGGCGTAAGGCGCACGTTGTGCGAAGCGTACGGAGGCGCCGGATGGGACCTGCGCTTCGAGGACATGAAACGCATCGGCGATTGGCTGTTCGTGCTGGGTGTCAACACGCTCAATGAACACCTCTCCTACATCACGATGCGCGGTGCGCGAAAGTACGATTATCCGCAGTCGTTCTCGTATCACGAGCCATGGTGGAACAGCTATCACGTCATGGCGAAGTATTTTACGCGCCTGTCGGCCGCGTTGTCCCACGGCGAACCGGTAGCGGAAACTCTGCTTATCGAGCCAACAACGACCGTGTGGATGTATCAGACCGACGAGGATCGCGAGGTCCGCGAGAGCATCGGTATCGAGTTCCAGGAGTTGGTAACGAACCTGGCCAAGGCGCAAGTCGAATTCGACCTGGGGTCCGAAGACATTCTCGCGCGCCACGGCGCTGTAGAAGGCGACAAGCTGCGGATTGGCGCGCGAACGTACGGCCGCGTCATCCTTGCGCCGCGGACCGAATCTCTCGACGCGAAAACGGTCGAGTTGTTGGACGCATTCGTCAAAGCAAAGGGAACGTTGGTGAGTATTGGCGACGCCCAACTGCAGTACGTGGACGGACGCCCATCGGACAAAGCCACCGCGCTCATCGCCGGCGCAACGCGGATGACGAGCGGACAGTTTATCGAACAGTGGTCCAACGACCGCGAGCGGTTGCCTCGCGTGACCATCGATCCGGCGTCTACGAACGCGATCGTCTATCACATGCGCCGGCGTTTCGATGATGGCGACCTGGTGTTCCTTGTGAATACCCGCAACGATGCGACTGCAAAGGGATCGATTGCCGCGGGAGCGTCCTACGTTCAGCGTTGGAACCTGGAATCGGGGGCCGCGGAACCCTATCCGCACACGAATTTCGAGGGCACGGCATCCGTCGCGTTTGATTTGCCACCGTGTGGAAGCCTGCTCCTGTTTCTGAACAAATCGAAGGGCGAATCGGCCGCGCAGGAGTCACTGCGGCGGGAGTCCATTGAGCCAATGGAGGAACCGAAAATCGCACGGGTCGCCCCGAATGTTTTGACGCTCGATTATCTCGATCTCTCGATTGGCGAAAAGTCCTATCCGAAGCAGTACATGTATGCGGCGGCGCGGCTCGCCTTCCAGAGTGTTGGATTTCAGGAGAACCCCTGGGACCATGCCGTGCAATTTAATGATGAATTGATCCGCGAGGACCTTCCCAAAGAGAGCGGATTCGAAGCGACCTACCGATTCACTATAGACGGCCCAATTCCCGGCGCGATTCACGCCGTGGTCGAGCGGCCGGACCTTTACCTGATTACGTGTAACGGTACGCCAATTCGAGCGACGCCCGGCGAATGGTGGCTCGACCGCGCGTTTGGGAAGATCGACATCACGTCAACAATCCGAAACGGGGAAAACTCGATTACGCTAAAGGCCTGGCCGATGAACATGTTTCACGAGATTGCCGCCGTCTACATTCTCGGCGACTTCGCCCTGAAACCCGCGGCATCGGGTCATGTGATCGTTCCCCCGGCGTCCTTCGCGCACGGTCCGTGGAACCAGCAAGGCTGCCCGTTCTACGCGCACGGCGTATCCTATGCGCAACGATTCAACATACCGGAACTCAACGGCCGCTACTTGGTGGAGCTTCCCAAGTGGCACGGAAGCGTGGCTGAGGTAATCGTCAATGGCCGGCGCGCCGGGCATATCGCGTGGAAACCGGCGGAGTGCGACGTTACGCCTTTCCTTACGGCTGGTGAAAACTTCATTGAAGTCACTGTAATCGGCACGCTCAAGAACACGTTGGGGCCGTACTTCGGGGAGATGCGGCTGGGATTTGCGTCGCCACAGTCATTTCGCAGCGCGCCGGAAGGGGGGCCACCGGAAGGCTCGGCATACAAATCGGTCGAATATGGATTGATGGAACCGTTCCGGTTAGTAGCTCTCAGGCGGTAGGGCGAGTTTACCTATACAGCCGCGACAGCGCCGAGCATGGAATCTATGCGTTCTGCCGCTTCCTTGAGTTCGTCGACGATCGGCTGGCATCTGCCTGCGTCCATTTTTAGCGCCGCAGCGGACGACGCGGGATAGGCGTGGTCTCCCGCGTTGCTCGCTTCGCCATAGCCAGCGTCGTATGCGAGATGATTGGCGAGCGCGGTGACGTGCGCCAATTGGGGGGACAGCATCGCCTGATCGGGCGTGTGGTGCCGGCGCAGCGCCTCGGTCAATAGCGGCGGCAAGTTCCAATGTTCACCGAGCACGCCCCCCACTTCGGCATGGTCCATTCCGAAGACTTCCGGCTCCACTTCGTACAGCGGACGCTGCCCGTCGACAGCGCGCTTCACGGCCTCCTGAAAGTTGTCGGGATACACGCTGTCGAGCGCGACCTTGCCGATGTCGTGAAGAAGCCCCGCGCTGAAATGGCTGCCGTCGGCTTCCAGCGAGAGCCGTTTGGCAATTCGTTCGGCGGCCATCGCCGTGGCAAGACTATGCCGCCAAAGTTGATTGCGGTTATAGGGCGAGTTGCTCTTCGCGAAACTGCGAAACGCGGAGGCGGCAAGGACAAGGTTTTGGACTTCGCGAAACCCAAGAATCACGACGGCGTCCTTCACGGTCGTGATCTTCCGGTAGAAACCGTAGTACGCCGAGTTGACCTGACGCAACAGCGTCGCCGAAAGACTTTGGTCCGCCGCGATGTGTTTGCCCAGGTCGAGGGCCGAGCTGTCCGGATCGGATAAGGCTTCCATGATCTGCCCCAGTACGGTCGGGAGCGTCGGCAAACGGCTGATGCGCGACACAGCATCGCGAACGTCTGGGGCGTCCAAGTCCATCCTCCTGTCTTGTAAGCGCACGGCAGGCCGTCACGCGCGCGTGGAGGAAGCACCATAGACTACGCTCTCCATTTTGTGCAAGTGGCGGCATTCCCGCCCGAGGCGGTAAAGTATTGTTGCGCGTTACACCGTCGATATGCTGCTTGAAAGGAGCAACTTATATGGCCGCAGGGAATTCGGCGATGCCGACGGAAGGGGCGAAGTCCCCGGCATTTTCGCTCAAGTCAGCTAACGGCGAGACCGTCAAGTTGTCCGGCTTCAAGGGGAAATGCGTCGTGCTGTACTTTTATCCGAAGGACGACACGCCGGGATGTACAGTCGAAGCGAATGAGTTCCAAGCGAACGCAAAGGCCTTTGAGAAGGCGGGCGCGGTCGTGATTGGTGTGAGCCCGGACTCGGAGAAGTCGCACTGCAAGTTCGCCGACAAATTCGGGCTGACACTTACGTTGCTGGCCGACGAAAAGCACGAGGTGGCGGAAAAATATGGCGTGTGGGTCGAGAAGAGCATGTACGGGAGGAAGTACATGGGTGTCCAGCGCGCAACGTTTCTCATCGACGAAAATGGGAGAATTGCAAAGGTCTGGCCGAAGGTTAAGCCGGAAGGTCATGCGAAGGAAGTTCTGGACGCGATCAAATCGCGGTAATCACGCACGAAACGATATGGGCAACCGGATATTTTCATCATGAAGATTGTGTTGACGATGGTCGCAATTGCGCTGGGTCTGGGCATTGCCGTCGTGGCGGGCGTGTACGGCTGGCAACAATATGAGTCGACGCGGACGGCGGCGCTGCCAACAAGCACGACACAGACGCCGACAATGCCAACCACTCGCAGCGCCACGAACGAGAAACCGAAGCCGGTGGATTTGCCCGCGGCGAAATCCGATGCGGCGGCGTCCGCGCCTTCCGCAACGACGACGCGGCCGGCAGACACGAAACCGGCCGCTCCGCCCACTCAGGCTCCAACCACCGCCACGACGCCGCTGTCACCAACACCGACGCCTGCCACCCCGACAAGCGCGGCGCAATCCACGCCCGGTGAGGACACGCCGATTGCCGTGCCCGCGGCGCAAAACGTGGCGACGCCGGAGAAGCTCGGACAACTCATCACCGGCATGACTGAAGCGGACGTAATCGCGACGATGGGGTCGGATGGAGTTGAGACGCCCGAGGACGAGCTGGGGGCGTACACCCCCGCGGGCTGGTACGAAGTGCGCTGGCCGAACCCGGACGGTTCGTACATTGCTGCGTTGTTCAGCGATCAGGGAACGCTGGCGCATGTCGAGCCGTTCAATATGCCCGGCGCGTACGAGTGGCTGGCCACGCCGTGGTACGCCGTCCCCAAATGGCTGAACGAAAAGTTGACGGCAAACAACATGCCAATACGCGTGCCGGCGGTGGATGTCATTCTCGCTCAGACGAACACCTACCAATTTCGCGGCGTGCTGGCGAACGCGGACGGCGTTGTGGTCGGAGTAATATCGGGAAGTTATTACGTCGACGACCCAAGCGGACGCTTTACGCGGGCGATGGAAGGCACGTACGAATATGCAATGCCGAATGGCGCCGCGGACGCAAATACG
This window harbors:
- a CDS encoding DUF2752 domain-containing protein; this translates as MSIALSPDPRGFGTHEQLGLPPCISTNFIGVPCPLCGMTTSFSLMAHARPVEAFNAQPAGVVFFVICALALAGALTAAILGFTPRWVGYLVRAKWIGSVTIALMLGAWAYKLVSYVR
- a CDS encoding ABC transporter ATP-binding protein is translated as MYGIDENTNYEERNVAKPKGDSWSIYKRLLGYVLEYKARLALSVVLAFFVALSLGGIVVFAGSVVTYTFSSPGEAAKQLADDTASINARVEDMRAIVGWAPSNLDQMLRDAVGFLREEGRQTRAMVWLCTIVILLALIGGLSRFGQEYLCASIATFITVRLGLEMFDNIIRLPIRFFEKHTSGEIIARMTNDCFTAGRGLTAVFMKLFREPFKAIVFFTIAFSAHAPLTIIGLGVLPPVVLIMIKIGQKVRKSMRRTLERIAGLQTVSKESVAGISIIKGFLMEDFVRSLVRREYAKLQRQGLKMMRADAAIGPLTEFVMTLGFVVFIVISVYEVTKPNPSLRVDDLLKLYLSLAMMLDPVRKLTAVNNAVQTSVASAERVFEFIDLKPDIVDAPDAVTLKPLREIIRFEDVHFSYDGKTEVLRGVTFDVKKGEMIAIVGFSGAGKSTLAKLVPRFYDVTGGSISIDGVDIRKATQSSLRAQISIVTQDTILFNASVRENIAAGNDSYSDDRIKQAVKAAHATEFVEKLYRQYETVIGESGGSLSGGQRQRLAIARALIKDPAILILDEATSSLDMESERAIQKAIEEFVVGRTSIVIAHRLSTVQRADRILVLDQGRVVEQGKHEELLQRPDSLYRTRLYGAEIAPAAEEEASAGNNGSDTAAALPSREDAVY
- a CDS encoding HDOD domain-containing protein, with the protein product MDAPDVRDAVSRISRLPTLPTVLGQIMEALSDPDSSALDLGKHIAADQSLSATLLRQVNSAYYGFYRKITTVKDAVVILGFREVQNLVLAASAFRSFAKSNSPYNRNQLWRHSLATAMAAERIAKRLSLEADGSHFSAGLLHDIGKVALDSVYPDNFQEAVKRAVDGQRPLYEVEPEVFGMDHAEVGGVLGEHWNLPPLLTEALRRHHTPDQAMLSPQLAHVTALANHLAYDAGYGEASNAGDHAYPASSAAALKMDAGRCQPIVDELKEAAERIDSMLGAVAAV
- the bcp gene encoding thioredoxin-dependent thiol peroxidase, translated to MPTEGAKSPAFSLKSANGETVKLSGFKGKCVVLYFYPKDDTPGCTVEANEFQANAKAFEKAGAVVIGVSPDSEKSHCKFADKFGLTLTLLADEKHEVAEKYGVWVEKSMYGRKYMGVQRATFLIDENGRIAKVWPKVKPEGHAKEVLDAIKSR